A stretch of Sinorhizobium meliloti DNA encodes these proteins:
- the betB gene encoding betaine-aldehyde dehydrogenase has protein sequence MRAQPKASHFIDGEYVEDAAGTVIESIYPATGEIIARLHAATPGIVEKAIAAAKRAQPEWAAMSPTARGRILKRAAELMRQRNRELSELETLDTGKPIQETIVADPTSGADSFEFFGGVAPAALNGDYIPLGGDFAYTKRVPLGVCVGIGAWNYPQQIACWKGAPALVAGNAMVFKPSENTPLGALKIAEILIEAGLPKGLFNVIQGDRATGPLLVNHPDVAKVSLTGSVPTGKKVAGAAAAELKHVTMELGGKSPLIVFDDADLESAIGGAMLGNFYSTGQVCSNGTRVFVQRKIKEPFLARLKERTEAIVIGDPLDEATQLGPMVSAAQRDKVFSYIGKGKAEGARLVTGGGIPNNVSGEGTYIQPTVFADVTDGMTIAREEIFGPVMCVLDFDDEVEVIARANATEFGLSAGVFTADLTRAHRVADRLEAGTLWINTYNLCPVEIPFGGSKQSGFGRENSVAALNHYTELKTVYVGMGPVEAPY, from the coding sequence ATGAGAGCCCAACCGAAAGCCTCGCACTTCATCGACGGCGAATATGTCGAGGACGCCGCCGGCACGGTGATCGAGAGCATCTATCCGGCGACCGGCGAAATCATCGCCCGGCTCCATGCCGCAACGCCTGGGATCGTCGAGAAGGCGATCGCCGCGGCCAAGCGCGCGCAGCCGGAATGGGCGGCGATGAGCCCGACGGCGCGCGGCCGCATCCTGAAGCGGGCCGCCGAGCTCATGCGCCAGCGCAACCGCGAGCTTTCCGAACTCGAAACGCTCGACACCGGCAAGCCGATCCAGGAAACCATCGTCGCCGACCCGACGTCCGGCGCCGACAGTTTCGAATTCTTCGGCGGCGTCGCGCCCGCCGCACTCAACGGCGATTATATCCCGCTCGGCGGCGACTTCGCCTATACGAAGCGGGTGCCGCTCGGCGTCTGCGTCGGCATCGGCGCCTGGAACTATCCGCAGCAGATCGCCTGCTGGAAGGGTGCGCCTGCGCTCGTCGCCGGCAATGCGATGGTGTTCAAGCCTTCGGAAAACACCCCGCTCGGCGCGCTTAAGATCGCCGAAATCCTTATCGAAGCGGGTCTGCCGAAGGGCCTGTTCAACGTCATCCAGGGCGACCGCGCGACGGGCCCGCTCCTCGTCAACCATCCGGACGTCGCCAAGGTGTCGCTCACCGGCTCCGTGCCGACGGGCAAAAAAGTCGCGGGCGCCGCGGCGGCCGAACTCAAGCACGTCACCATGGAGCTCGGCGGCAAGTCGCCGCTGATCGTCTTCGACGATGCCGATCTCGAAAGCGCGATCGGCGGCGCCATGCTCGGCAATTTCTATTCGACCGGCCAGGTCTGCTCCAACGGCACGCGCGTCTTCGTGCAAAGGAAGATCAAGGAGCCTTTCCTCGCCCGCCTCAAGGAACGCACCGAAGCGATCGTCATCGGCGACCCCCTGGACGAGGCGACGCAGCTCGGTCCGATGGTCTCGGCGGCGCAACGCGACAAGGTCTTCTCCTATATCGGGAAGGGCAAGGCGGAAGGCGCCCGCCTCGTCACCGGCGGCGGCATTCCCAATAATGTGAGCGGCGAAGGCACCTATATCCAGCCGACCGTCTTCGCCGACGTCACCGACGGGATGACGATCGCGCGCGAAGAAATCTTCGGACCGGTCATGTGCGTGCTCGACTTCGACGACGAGGTGGAAGTCATCGCACGCGCCAACGCCACCGAATTCGGCCTTTCGGCCGGCGTCTTCACCGCGGACCTCACCCGCGCCCACCGGGTCGCCGACCGGCTCGAAGCCGGCACGCTCTGGATCAACACCTACAATCTCTGCCCGGTAGAGATCCCCTTTGGCGGGTCCAAGCAATCGGGTTTCGGGCGGGAGAATTCGGTCGCGGCGCTCAACCACTATACCGAGCTCAAGACCGTCTATGTCGGCATGGGGCCGGTCGAGGCGCCGTATTGA
- a CDS encoding asparaginase yields the protein MSNPVLVEVTRGNLVESRHRGMIVAVDGDGKTLFSLGETDAHIFPRSACKAMQALPLIESGAADANGFGDRELALACSSHSGEPEHVALAAKMLSAAGRDVQALECGAHWSSDQKTLIAQARSLEAPSALHNNCSGKHAGFVCACCHSGTEVKGYIGYDHPIQQEIRGVMAELTGAVLDRDNCGVDGCSIPTYALSMRGLAHGFARMASGVGLGAERARASKRLIEACMAEPFFVAGTKRACTRLMKTAPGRIFTKTGAEGVFCAAIPEKGIGIALKCEDGTTRAAEAMVAATLARFFSDDAEIHEALMAQANHAMRNWNGIHVGDVRVVTEAFAA from the coding sequence ATGTCGAATCCGGTTCTGGTCGAAGTAACGCGCGGAAATCTGGTCGAAAGCCGCCATCGGGGCATGATCGTCGCCGTCGATGGCGACGGAAAGACGCTGTTTTCCCTTGGCGAAACGGATGCCCACATCTTTCCTCGCTCCGCCTGCAAGGCAATGCAGGCCCTGCCGCTGATCGAAAGCGGTGCCGCCGACGCCAACGGCTTCGGCGACCGGGAATTGGCGCTGGCCTGCTCGTCGCATTCGGGAGAGCCGGAACATGTGGCGCTCGCCGCCAAGATGCTGTCCGCTGCGGGGCGGGACGTTCAGGCGCTTGAGTGCGGCGCCCATTGGTCCTCCGACCAGAAGACCCTGATCGCACAGGCCCGCTCACTCGAAGCGCCGAGCGCGCTCCACAACAACTGCTCCGGCAAGCATGCGGGCTTCGTCTGCGCCTGCTGCCATTCCGGTACCGAGGTCAAAGGCTATATCGGCTATGACCACCCGATCCAGCAGGAAATCCGCGGCGTCATGGCGGAGCTGACGGGAGCAGTTCTTGATCGCGACAATTGCGGCGTCGACGGCTGCTCGATCCCGACCTACGCACTCTCGATGAGGGGACTTGCTCACGGCTTCGCCAGGATGGCGAGCGGAGTCGGTCTCGGTGCGGAGCGGGCGCGTGCCTCGAAGCGTCTGATCGAAGCCTGCATGGCCGAACCCTTCTTCGTCGCGGGCACCAAGCGCGCCTGCACACGGCTGATGAAGACCGCTCCCGGCCGCATTTTTACGAAGACCGGCGCCGAGGGCGTATTCTGTGCTGCGATACCGGAAAAGGGCATCGGCATAGCGCTGAAATGCGAGGACGGCACGACCCGGGCCGCCGAGGCGATGGTCGCCGCGACGCTTGCGCGCTTCTTCTCGGACGATGCCGAAATCCATGAGGCATTGATGGCTCAGGCCAATCATGCGATGCGCAACTGGAACGGAATTCACGTCGGGGACGTGCGGGTGGTGACGGAAGCCTTTGCCGCCTGA
- a CDS encoding LysR substrate-binding domain-containing protein, whose protein sequence is MKDLNSVHLNGLRAAEAVGRLGSLAAAAEELGVTAGAVSQQIAKTEAQLGRTLFERSPRGLVVSDSGRALLTRLSSAFRELAEAVAQARRRDESVLTVSVAPVFAARWLVYRLDRFAEHHPDIRLRIDATTTLADLETSDVDLGIRVGAGRWPGVRSELLLEQEVFPVCSPALAAGLREPADILKLPAVIDAHAMFSWELWLKTAGLSGAAMTVRHTFNDASLALDAAIAGQGVMLAWQTLAGYALLRGSLVAPFGIRAKTGFGHYFVTSVSRRESKGAAAFKRWVREEVEEGMRQLAAMAG, encoded by the coding sequence ATGAAAGATCTGAATTCGGTTCACCTGAACGGATTGCGCGCGGCCGAAGCGGTCGGTCGCCTCGGCTCGCTCGCCGCTGCGGCGGAGGAGCTCGGCGTCACCGCCGGCGCCGTCAGCCAGCAGATCGCCAAGACCGAGGCGCAACTCGGTCGTACGCTCTTCGAGCGCTCGCCGCGGGGGCTTGTGGTTTCGGATAGCGGGCGCGCGCTACTGACGCGATTGTCGAGCGCCTTCAGGGAACTCGCCGAGGCAGTCGCGCAGGCACGCCGCCGTGACGAATCGGTATTGACGGTGTCGGTCGCGCCGGTCTTTGCGGCGCGCTGGCTCGTCTACCGGCTGGACCGCTTCGCCGAGCATCATCCGGATATCCGGCTGAGGATCGACGCGACCACGACGCTCGCCGATCTGGAGACCTCCGATGTCGATCTCGGCATCCGCGTCGGGGCTGGACGCTGGCCCGGCGTGCGATCGGAACTGCTGCTCGAGCAGGAGGTCTTCCCGGTCTGCTCGCCGGCACTGGCCGCCGGACTTCGTGAGCCCGCGGACATTTTGAAACTGCCGGCGGTGATCGATGCTCATGCGATGTTTTCCTGGGAGCTATGGCTGAAGACCGCCGGCCTCTCCGGTGCGGCTATGACGGTGCGCCACACCTTCAACGACGCTTCCCTGGCGCTCGATGCGGCGATTGCCGGCCAGGGGGTGATGCTTGCCTGGCAGACGCTTGCCGGCTACGCGCTGCTGAGGGGGTCTCTGGTGGCGCCTTTCGGCATTCGCGCCAAGACCGGCTTCGGGCACTACTTCGTCACCTCCGTCTCACGCCGCGAAAGCAAGGGCGCAGCCGCCTTCAAGCGCTGGGTACGCGAGGAGGTCGAGGAAGGAATGCGGCAGCTCGCGGCTATGGCGGGATGA
- the betI gene encoding transcriptional regulator BetI → MPKVGMEPVRRKALVDAALRVIGDQGTLAVTMSEIARTAGVSPALAHHYFGSKEQLLIATIRSLLGKLRDDAVAAMKAAATPRERVSALIRVSFRADQFAPETVAAWLAFYSEAQRSEEVRRLLVIYARRLRSNLLVGLRALCPADDAERIAEGAAAMIDGLYIRQSLKSAPISIEASVALTEDYVNAHLRANGDGKYPSPRV, encoded by the coding sequence ATGCCGAAGGTCGGAATGGAGCCGGTGCGCCGCAAGGCGCTGGTCGATGCGGCGCTGCGCGTGATCGGCGATCAGGGTACGCTCGCGGTGACCATGTCGGAGATCGCGCGGACGGCCGGCGTCTCACCCGCGCTCGCGCATCACTATTTCGGCAGCAAGGAGCAGTTGCTGATCGCCACGATCCGCAGCCTCCTGGGCAAATTGCGCGACGACGCCGTCGCGGCAATGAAAGCGGCGGCGACGCCGCGCGAAAGGGTGAGCGCGTTGATCCGCGTGAGCTTCCGCGCCGATCAGTTCGCGCCGGAGACGGTCGCCGCCTGGCTCGCCTTCTATTCGGAGGCGCAACGGTCGGAGGAGGTGCGGCGGCTGCTCGTGATCTATGCACGGCGGCTGCGCTCCAATCTGCTTGTGGGCCTGAGAGCGCTCTGCCCGGCGGACGACGCGGAGCGCATCGCCGAAGGCGCGGCTGCGATGATCGACGGGCTCTACATCCGGCAAAGTTTGAAGTCGGCGCCGATCAGCATCGAAGCATCGGTCGCGCTCACGGAAGATTATGTGAATGCGCATTTACGGGCGAATGGTGACGGGAAATACCCCTCTCCTCGGGTTTAA
- the betC gene encoding choline-sulfatase, whose translation MTTGKPNILIIMVDQLNGKLFPDGPADFLHAPNLKALAKRSARFHNNYTSSPLCAPARASFMAGQLPSRTRVYDNAAEYQSSIPTYAHHLRRAGYYTALSGKMHFVGPDQLHGFEERLTTDIYPADFGWTPDYRKPGERIDWWYHNLGSVTGAGVAEITNQMEYDDEVAFLANQKLYQLSRENDDESRRPWCLTVSFTHPHDPYVARRKFWDLYEDCEHLTPEVGAIPLDEQDPHSQRIMLSCDYQNFDVTEENVRRSRRAYFANISYLDEKVGELIDTLTRTRMLDDTLILFCSDHGDMLGERGLWFKMNFFEGSARVPLMIAGPGIAPGLHLTPTSNLDVTPTLADLAGISLEEVRPWTDGVSLVPMVNGVERTEPVLMEYAAEASYAPLVAIREGKWKYVYCALDPEQLFDLEADPLELTNLAENPRGPVDQATLTAFRDMRAAHWDMEAFDAAVRESQARRWVVYEALRNGAYYPWDHQPLQKASERYMRNHMNLDTLEESKRYPRGE comes from the coding sequence GTGACCACCGGTAAGCCCAACATTCTGATCATCATGGTGGACCAGTTGAACGGAAAGCTCTTTCCGGACGGGCCTGCAGACTTCCTGCATGCGCCCAACCTGAAGGCGCTGGCCAAGCGGTCGGCGCGTTTCCACAACAACTACACCTCGTCGCCCCTGTGTGCCCCTGCCCGCGCATCCTTCATGGCCGGGCAATTGCCGAGCCGCACCCGGGTCTACGACAATGCTGCCGAATACCAGTCGTCGATCCCAACCTATGCACATCACCTGCGCCGGGCCGGCTACTACACCGCGCTTTCCGGCAAGATGCATTTCGTCGGGCCGGACCAGTTGCACGGCTTCGAGGAGCGGCTGACGACCGACATCTATCCCGCCGATTTCGGCTGGACGCCGGATTACCGCAAGCCGGGCGAGCGGATCGACTGGTGGTATCACAATCTCGGCTCCGTCACCGGCGCCGGGGTCGCCGAAATCACCAACCAGATGGAATATGACGACGAGGTGGCCTTCCTCGCAAACCAGAAGCTCTACCAGCTTTCGCGGGAGAACGACGACGAGAGCCGGCGTCCCTGGTGCCTCACCGTCTCCTTCACCCACCCGCACGACCCCTATGTCGCGCGGCGGAAATTCTGGGATCTCTACGAGGATTGCGAGCACCTCACGCCCGAGGTCGGCGCCATTCCCCTCGACGAGCAGGACCCGCATTCGCAACGGATCATGCTCTCCTGCGACTACCAGAATTTCGACGTGACCGAGGAGAATGTCCGCCGCTCGCGCCGCGCCTATTTCGCCAATATCTCCTATCTCGACGAGAAGGTGGGCGAGCTGATCGACACGCTCACGCGGACGCGGATGCTCGACGATACGCTCATCCTCTTCTGTTCCGACCACGGCGACATGCTCGGCGAGCGCGGCCTCTGGTTCAAGATGAACTTCTTCGAAGGCTCGGCGCGCGTGCCGCTGATGATTGCCGGCCCGGGTATCGCACCCGGCCTGCATCTGACGCCGACCTCCAATCTCGACGTGACGCCGACGCTTGCGGACCTCGCCGGCATTTCGCTCGAGGAAGTGAGGCCCTGGACCGATGGCGTCAGCCTCGTGCCGATGGTCAACGGCGTCGAACGCACGGAGCCGGTGCTGATGGAATACGCGGCTGAGGCCTCCTATGCACCGCTGGTCGCCATCCGCGAGGGCAAGTGGAAATATGTCTACTGCGCGCTCGATCCGGAGCAGCTCTTCGATCTCGAGGCAGATCCGCTGGAGCTTACGAACCTCGCGGAAAATCCGCGCGGGCCCGTCGATCAGGCGACGCTCACGGCATTCCGCGACATGCGCGCGGCGCATTGGGACATGGAAGCCTTCGACGCTGCCGTGCGCGAGAGCCAGGCACGGCGCTGGGTGGTCTACGAAGCGCTTCGCAACGGCGCCTACTACCCCTGGGACCACCAGCCGCTGCAAAAGGCATCGGAGCGCTACATGCGCAACCACATGAACCTCGACACTCTCGAGGAATCCAAACGCTATCCGCGAGGAGAATGA
- a CDS encoding HdeD family acid-resistance protein, whose product MVHASDPAGREALAGKWGWFVALGVLLIMCGGIAFGNLLMATVASVYYVGLIMLIGGLLNLAHAFQVKSWGSVLYWILSGAFYAAAGLFAFINPVLASSVLTFLLALALIAAGCSRIWVGFRLRPLGGWGWMVIGGLVTLLAGLIIAAGWPVDSLWILGLFLAVDLVMQGLASIAFGVLARG is encoded by the coding sequence ATGGTTCACGCGTCCGATCCAGCCGGCAGAGAGGCCCTTGCCGGAAAATGGGGGTGGTTCGTCGCACTCGGCGTGCTTCTGATCATGTGCGGCGGCATCGCCTTCGGAAACCTGCTGATGGCGACAGTCGCCTCCGTCTATTACGTCGGTCTCATCATGCTGATCGGCGGCCTGCTCAATCTCGCCCACGCCTTTCAGGTCAAAAGCTGGGGGAGTGTCCTTTACTGGATATTGAGCGGCGCCTTCTACGCCGCAGCGGGCCTGTTCGCCTTCATCAATCCTGTCCTCGCCTCCTCCGTGCTGACGTTTCTGCTGGCCCTGGCGCTGATCGCCGCCGGTTGCTCCCGCATCTGGGTAGGGTTCAGGCTTCGGCCGCTCGGCGGCTGGGGGTGGATGGTCATCGGCGGCCTCGTGACGCTGCTAGCCGGCCTCATCATCGCCGCCGGCTGGCCGGTCGACAGTCTCTGGATACTGGGTCTTTTCCTGGCGGTCGATCTCGTCATGCAGGGGCTGGCCTCGATCGCCTTCGGGGTTCTTGCGAGGGGCTGA
- a CDS encoding glutathione S-transferase family protein: MLKLFYTPGTCSLASHIALEEAGAGYEVHRVDFSKAEQTKPDYLTINPKGRVPALVTDRGILTETPAILAYIAQSFPKARLAPLDDPFEFARLQSFLSYLCSTVHVAHAHARRAARWADDPAAQEAMKAKVPQNMADCFALIERTMFVGPFVRGDAYSVADPYLFTIAGWLESDGVDPARFPRILDHRNRMAERPAVAKVLAEVQS, encoded by the coding sequence ATGCTGAAACTGTTTTATACGCCCGGAACCTGCTCGCTTGCCTCGCACATCGCGTTAGAGGAAGCCGGTGCCGGCTATGAAGTGCATCGGGTCGATTTTTCCAAAGCCGAGCAGACCAAGCCGGACTACCTCACCATCAACCCCAAGGGGCGGGTGCCCGCCCTCGTGACCGACCGTGGTATCCTGACCGAGACGCCGGCCATTCTCGCCTATATCGCCCAGAGCTTCCCGAAGGCGCGGCTTGCGCCGCTTGACGATCCTTTCGAGTTCGCTCGGCTGCAGTCGTTCCTGAGCTATCTCTGCTCGACAGTCCACGTCGCCCATGCCCATGCCCGTCGAGCCGCGCGGTGGGCAGACGACCCGGCAGCGCAGGAGGCGATGAAGGCCAAGGTGCCGCAGAATATGGCCGACTGCTTCGCGCTGATCGAGCGCACGATGTTCGTCGGCCCCTTTGTCAGGGGCGACGCCTACTCGGTCGCCGATCCCTACCTCTTCACCATCGCCGGCTGGCTCGAGTCGGACGGTGTCGATCCGGCCCGGTTTCCGCGAATCCTCGACCATCGCAACAGGATGGCCGAGCGTCCGGCCGTCGCCAAGGTTCTGGCTGAAGTGCAGTCGTAG
- a CDS encoding DUF3750 domain-containing protein, whose protein sequence is MKFLRKLFLVFAVVYLLPALASAGLWYLKERPQSWHDADWSSSGILADAAASPQAAIYVFSATTGGMKGAVASHAWIVTKDEGASTYNRYEKVGWGKPIRRNAYPADGRWYSNEPRIVVAVRGEEAKRLIPKIEKAIEAYPYSSPGAYRLWPGPNSNTFVAHVLRSVSELDAVLPPDAVGRDYLPEGKLFHVDADGRDLHATLYGLAGVSAGWRSGLELHFMGLVAGFDVARPGVKIPALGRFGI, encoded by the coding sequence ATGAAATTCCTCCGCAAGCTCTTTCTCGTTTTCGCCGTCGTCTACCTGCTTCCGGCGCTCGCCTCGGCGGGGCTGTGGTACCTCAAGGAGCGGCCGCAGAGCTGGCACGACGCGGATTGGTCGTCGTCAGGAATTCTGGCGGATGCGGCTGCGAGCCCGCAGGCGGCGATATACGTCTTCTCGGCGACCACCGGAGGCATGAAGGGCGCGGTGGCAAGCCACGCCTGGATCGTCACCAAAGACGAAGGAGCGTCGACCTATAACCGTTATGAAAAGGTCGGCTGGGGCAAGCCGATCCGCAGGAACGCTTATCCGGCCGACGGACGCTGGTATTCGAACGAGCCGCGCATCGTCGTGGCAGTCAGGGGCGAGGAAGCCAAGCGCCTGATCCCGAAGATCGAGAAGGCGATCGAGGCTTATCCCTATTCTTCGCCGGGCGCCTATCGTCTCTGGCCCGGGCCAAACTCCAACACCTTCGTCGCCCATGTCTTGCGATCGGTGTCGGAGCTCGACGCCGTGCTGCCGCCGGATGCAGTCGGGCGCGACTATCTGCCGGAGGGGAAACTGTTCCATGTCGATGCCGACGGCCGCGACCTGCACGCAACGCTTTACGGCCTCGCCGGCGTCTCGGCCGGGTGGCGCAGTGGGCTGGAATTGCATTTCATGGGATTGGTGGCGGGCTTCGACGTCGCGCGGCCCGGCGTCAAGATACCGGCACTCGGCCGCTTCGGGATCTGA
- a CDS encoding GGDEF domain-containing protein — protein MSAAPAEILSLRRFGDDQIVTLAKLVIENALQPIVEATTGAVFGYESLMRGFERLGFASPVELLDKAEAAGQLLALEHLINSRAVAAFATLPDFSARTLFLNFDARLIGGEGDIVERLVSHLKRANIAPSSLCFELSERFDSSKMPDFPVLVRQLRLAGFKLAIDDFGAGFSGLKLLCDQPVDYVKIDRHFVSEIDKDARKRHLVRHTVNMAHALGTRVIAEGVETEAEFLVCRDLGCDLMQGYFIARPTTHIMELQAVYPHLEPTSGTRRPSSTLDSILIRKEIEQLPAVRESDDLDSVFHLFRLNPRQAFFPVLNANGEPRGILHEYHVKEMIYHPFGRDLLKNRLYQRRISHFVTPAPIADLDTPADEMLKIFAGMDGSDCVMLTENMRYAGILSASSLLKIINEKQLKMAQEQNPLTGLPGNRAIRDYVQNAILDGDQARYFCYCDFDDFKPFNDTYGFQKGDLAITLFAALLRRHFIGEEKFLGHVGGDDFFIGIDGCTEEDIRGVLSRLIDDFRSDVRQLYSPEHLSAGRISGYGRDGLTKAFPLMRCSIAVLVLPEGLVLSDGQTVSKRIAEIKARAKASEEGLVMEPLDRA, from the coding sequence ATGTCGGCCGCCCCCGCAGAAATACTGTCGCTTCGCCGTTTCGGCGACGACCAAATCGTGACGCTTGCCAAACTCGTCATCGAAAATGCCCTCCAGCCGATCGTGGAAGCGACGACCGGGGCGGTGTTCGGCTATGAATCCCTGATGCGCGGGTTCGAGCGCCTGGGCTTCGCCTCGCCGGTCGAGTTGCTCGACAAGGCCGAGGCCGCCGGACAGTTGCTCGCGCTCGAGCACCTGATCAACAGCCGCGCCGTCGCCGCCTTTGCCACGCTCCCGGACTTTTCGGCGCGCACGCTCTTTCTCAATTTCGATGCGAGGCTCATCGGCGGCGAGGGGGACATTGTCGAACGCCTCGTCAGCCACTTGAAGCGCGCGAATATCGCTCCTTCCTCGCTTTGCTTCGAACTGTCGGAACGCTTCGACAGCAGCAAGATGCCGGACTTCCCGGTGCTCGTGCGGCAACTGCGGCTCGCGGGCTTCAAGCTGGCGATCGACGATTTCGGCGCCGGGTTCAGCGGCTTGAAACTGCTCTGCGATCAGCCGGTAGACTATGTGAAGATCGACCGGCATTTCGTTTCCGAGATCGACAAGGATGCGCGCAAGCGCCACCTTGTCCGCCACACGGTCAATATGGCCCATGCTCTCGGGACGCGGGTGATCGCCGAGGGTGTGGAGACGGAGGCGGAGTTTCTCGTCTGCCGCGACCTCGGTTGCGATCTGATGCAGGGCTATTTCATCGCGCGGCCGACGACGCATATCATGGAACTGCAGGCCGTCTATCCGCATCTCGAACCGACGAGCGGCACCCGGCGGCCCTCTTCGACGCTGGACAGCATCCTGATCCGGAAGGAGATCGAGCAGCTTCCGGCGGTGCGGGAGAGCGACGACCTCGATTCCGTGTTCCACCTTTTCCGGCTCAATCCGCGCCAGGCCTTCTTTCCGGTACTGAATGCCAATGGCGAACCGCGTGGCATCCTGCACGAGTACCACGTCAAGGAGATGATCTATCATCCCTTCGGTCGCGACCTCCTGAAGAACCGCCTCTATCAGCGCCGCATCTCGCATTTCGTCACGCCCGCGCCGATCGCCGATCTCGACACGCCCGCCGACGAGATGCTCAAGATCTTCGCCGGTATGGACGGGAGCGACTGCGTCATGCTGACGGAGAACATGCGCTATGCCGGCATTCTCTCCGCTTCGTCGCTCCTGAAGATCATCAACGAGAAGCAGTTGAAGATGGCCCAGGAGCAGAATCCGTTGACGGGCCTCCCCGGCAATCGGGCGATCCGCGATTATGTCCAGAACGCGATCCTGGACGGCGATCAGGCCCGCTACTTCTGCTATTGCGACTTCGACGATTTCAAGCCCTTCAACGACACATATGGTTTCCAGAAGGGGGATCTCGCGATCACCCTGTTCGCGGCGCTCCTGCGGCGCCACTTCATCGGCGAAGAAAAATTCCTTGGTCACGTCGGAGGCGACGATTTCTTCATCGGCATCGACGGCTGTACCGAGGAGGATATCCGGGGCGTCCTTTCACGCCTGATCGACGACTTCCGCTCGGACGTCCGCCAGCTCTATTCGCCCGAGCATCTGTCGGCGGGACGGATCAGCGGATATGGCCGCGACGGCCTCACGAAGGCTTTCCCACTGATGCGCTGTTCGATTGCGGTACTTGTGCTTCCCGAAGGCCTTGTCCTCTCGGACGGCCAGACCGTGAGCAAGCGGATTGCGGAGATAAAGGCGCGCGCCAAGGCGAGCGAAGAAGGTCTCGTCATGGAGCCCCTCGACCGCGCCTGA
- a CDS encoding NAD(P)H-quinone oxidoreductase has product MTLPTEMTYVDLPGPGGPENMVLARGPLPEVRPGDILIRVEAFGINRPDVLQRKGDYPLPAGASPILGLEAAGEVVALGEGATGFSTGDKVCALANGGAYAEYCAVPATQALRWPKGYDAAKAAALPETFFTVWANVFDMARLKSGETFLVHGGSSGIGTTAIQLARAFGAEVFATAGNAAKCEACEALGAKRAINYREEDFKAVVLQETGGRGVDVILDMVGGRYFDRNIGSLAKDGRLSIIAFLGGARVDGANIAPILMKRLQVMGSLLRPRTAAEKQAIRDGLAEKVWPLLEGGDVAPVIQAVLPFAEIAGAHRLMEEGDHIGKIVMRIG; this is encoded by the coding sequence ATGACCCTTCCGACAGAAATGACCTACGTCGATCTGCCTGGCCCCGGAGGGCCGGAGAATATGGTGCTGGCGCGAGGGCCGCTGCCTGAGGTCCGGCCCGGCGACATTCTGATCCGCGTCGAAGCTTTCGGCATCAATCGGCCGGACGTCCTGCAGCGCAAGGGAGACTACCCGCTGCCCGCTGGGGCGAGCCCCATCCTCGGGCTCGAAGCTGCGGGCGAAGTGGTTGCTCTCGGCGAGGGAGCGACCGGCTTCTCGACCGGCGACAAGGTCTGCGCTCTTGCCAATGGCGGCGCTTACGCGGAATATTGCGCGGTTCCCGCCACGCAGGCCCTTCGCTGGCCCAAGGGCTACGATGCCGCGAAGGCGGCAGCCCTGCCGGAGACCTTCTTCACCGTCTGGGCCAACGTCTTCGACATGGCCCGCCTGAAGTCCGGCGAAACATTCCTCGTCCATGGAGGATCGAGCGGTATCGGTACGACCGCGATCCAGCTTGCGAGGGCCTTCGGTGCGGAGGTCTTCGCGACCGCCGGCAACGCTGCGAAGTGCGAGGCCTGCGAAGCACTCGGGGCGAAACGTGCGATCAATTATCGCGAGGAGGATTTCAAGGCTGTCGTGCTGCAAGAGACCGGCGGCCGCGGGGTCGACGTCATTCTCGACATGGTGGGCGGGCGCTACTTCGATCGCAACATTGGCAGCCTCGCCAAGGACGGGCGCCTGTCGATCATCGCTTTCCTTGGCGGCGCCCGGGTGGACGGCGCCAACATTGCGCCAATTCTCATGAAGCGCCTGCAGGTAATGGGCTCGCTGCTCCGCCCGCGCACCGCCGCCGAGAAGCAGGCGATCCGCGACGGGCTTGCGGAAAAGGTCTGGCCGCTGCTGGAGGGGGGCGACGTTGCACCGGTCATCCAGGCGGTCCTGCCCTTCGCCGAGATTGCCGGCGCCCATCGGCTGATGGAGGAGGGCGATCATATCGGCAAGATCGTGATGCGGATCGGGTAG